The sequence CAATACATGAAATCACTCATACATTAAAGACAACTGGAAATACAGAGCTTGACACcactttaaaaattaaattgtgaGGACCAAATTTCTGTTATGCATATTAAGGATATTACTGAACTATAGATTACTTTCATAATAATGTTTCTAAATAAACTGCTTTCTAGTCCAAAAGCATGCTTAATCTGATTATAAAATTGGTCCACTGAGTATAGGTCACCTATATTgatctaattttttttaaaaagactaGGAAGGATAAATATGAGATGAGGCATTATTAAAGAACCCTTGTGGAATGTATATTGCTTTTAGAAATTCAATTTTGAAATCAATATTCTCAGCTTCTATAAATAAACACCAACCTTACAATAGGGTATTACTAGTTTTTCTGATAAGCAGAAACGTTTGGAGAGAAGATTGAggatttccttttttttctgatCTGAGAAAAAGGTGTAGGTGTAATGAAGTTGTGTCATTAGTCAAATATTTAGTTGGggggaaaaacagcaaaaataaaaaagtcaacATCTGGATCTGATTGAGTTCTAATACGCTATGAGATGCCATTATTCTTAGAAATTAATTTTAGCTTAATGGTATCTATTGAGGGCGGTCAGATTAATGAAATGGATGAGGCCTTTCTCCATTAAAGCATTATGCAGACCTGCCATTAAAGTATTACATGGTTAAGAGATCATATTCATTTTAGTTATGGGGATTTAGAAGCTCCTAGTCGTTTTCTAGAGTGAAATCTAACATTTTCATTTACGAAAAACCTGGTGATTAAATGCCAGAGAAAACGTTATTCAACCGTTCCGTTGTTATCTGTCCGGTCACGTgttttgttaaatgtttttttttaggatttcaTTTTTGGCTTTCAGTTTATTTCACTCAAAATATAAATGCTACTCacatatgattatgtaatgatATTTCAACATACTTGTGACGTTTCAGCTTATGGAGGAGGGTCTGTGATTTTGTCTCCACCCTGGTAATAAAGATAAAAGCATGTTAAGCAGGCTATGTGGCTTGATATTGCTGTTATCTTAGTAAAGTAATCCATCAGAgtgacctgtgtgtgtgtcactgGTGTGTTCAGAAAGTGAACAGTCCTTTGCAGTTAGGGCTGGGCTTGGCATGAAGTCAAAGCGAAAGTTATGTATTACATTCTCCCCTCCCCATGGACACATTTCATAGAATCAGTCAGATATTCATCTTTACCTTGAGGTCTAtgcatttttctgttttgtatATGTGCATTCTCCCTTTTTGCATCACAgattttacaatattaaaatgCACTTTATTCTTCAGTGCAAACATAGACAGTCTCCCTGATAAACCCAAAGAATAACACAGTTTCTAAGTATGAAATGATGATGTAtgtgcatgcatttattttaaagacacGAGTGAGGATATCCTAAGACTTCCAGAGATTTGCACTACTGGTAGATATTAAAAACTCACTGAGTGATCTCATCTTTCAAAGCATTTTACCCATATAACAGTGCTGAAGCACAAACTCTTAAAGTATTATTATGTGTTGCTATCTGAAATCCAACAGCAGAACATCTGGCTCATATGGCAGGGGTTACGTATTAGAGAAATCCACAGGAATCTTTTAGAGCTGTAAGAATGTGAGTGTGTGGGGAGGATTGGGTTGGGAGtgaatatttgtattatatatttgaatatcTGTGCTCTGTTGTTGCGgatgcttttatatatatatatataaaactggtAGAAGCATGGCACTTGCAAACACCAaggtcatgttttttttttcctaaaatgTTTACCTTGAACGCACTTTAAGTTGTTTAAAGCATCTTCCAGTTGCGTAAATgtgaatgtaatgtttaaaaGTATCATGTGTCCCATCATTATGTTGGTGCATTTAAAGGTTATGgttcatgcaaaaatgaaaattctgtcatcaattactcaccctcaatttgttccaaatctgtatgaatgAGGGTAGCTATGGGATCAAACTAGTGGCGGGAAAACTGAGAACAAGGAACATGTGACACAgaaaacataaacacagaacCCTGACATTGCTCCCCCCTCCCAGAAGGCGCGACCTCGCGCCTCAAAAGAGTCCAACCGGGGAGGGAGGGTGGGCAGGAGCAGAGCGGTTAGGATGCCTCCAGGGTGGCCCCGGCCATGCAGGTGTCCGTGGCGGTGCTGGTAACTCAGGGGGCCAGGGCGACGATGACAGTTCAGGGGGCCATGGCAGCGCAGGCAGATCAAGGTGCCTTGGCGGTGTGGCCTCCGTGGCCTTGGTTCCTAACCCCAGGCTCGGCTACTATGGCCACGGTTATATGgcgcccccccaaaaaaaatcttGGGAGGAGCTATGGGTTTCTGGGCTGGAGCGGGGTCTGGAGTGGGCTCGCAGGCTGGAGCGGAGTCTATAGCGGACTCGCAACTGAAGCAGAGTCTGTAGCGGACTCGGGGACTGGAGCAGAGTCTGGAGCAGACTTGGGgactggagccatcactggacgttggtcaggggctggagccattgTGTGGGTggcccaaacacacacaaatgtaaGCTCCAAGACAGGCACTATGGTGTCCTCTGGGAAAGGAACGAATACAAAAACTGGAGCGcgctcatgggctggagcgggctcagggGTGAGGTGCATCTCGGGACTTGGGATGATAGAGGGAGTCGCCTCTGGACTCGGGATGAAGGAGGCAGTAGCCTCTTGACTCGGGACAAAGGAGGGAATCGCCTCTGGACTGTGGTCACGGGCACTGGACACTGGAGTaaactcaggggctggagccatctctgGGCTCCAGGACATCCCCTCATACTCCACTAAAAGGCCTAAAGGCACAAGTGTGGAGACCATTACGGCTGAGGGCTCAGGAGTGGCGGCGGCCATCATGACCgagggctcaggcgtggcaGCTGCCATCTTGCGTCGAGGTTCTGGAGTGGCGGCCATCCTCATCAGTGTACTGAGGTCTTGGGGATTTGCTGGAAGATAGCAATGGACGGATCCCCAGAGGCGGTCCTCAGCCAGGATGGTGTTGTAAAGGCTGGTTCTTCTGTCACGTGCCATGTTGGATAAACACTCACGATGAGGATGAATGCAAAAAGGAAGACTTAAATGATAATCCAGGAAACAAGAGAAACACCATCAAACACAAACATATTATACATACGAGAACCGACAAAGACTGAGGGAGAACACAGGGAATATATACAGGGCAAACAGAGGGGCAAACGAGGCTAATGaacaagacacacctgggaCAAATAAACTCAAATGAGGGTAACTATGTGAACAAACTAGTGACGGGAAAACTGAGAACAAGGAACATGTGACACAgaaaacataaacacagaacCCTGACACATAATATGGAAGAAAAATACTATTGAAGTCAATATGGCTCATCagtagaagaaagaaattcatacaggtttggaacaatttgagggtgagtaaatgatgacagaattttcatttttgggtgaattatccctttaagcaaaATCACACAGTTTTGACTGTAATATagcatttatacaacagttataTAGACAAGTAATTGATATTGACTAACTTATTTTTCAGACAAAAATTGCCCAGTTTGTTTGAACATTTCCACCAAATGAAAAAAAGTTCTGAACGAAGCTAAAGCATTTCGTTTGAGTCCAAGTGATGCACAGACTAAAAGCCGGTCTGGAACGGAATATGTGAGTGGACACGCAACCGAGAAACCCAGCTCAGAGCCAGTCAAATTAAAGGACTGGAACTTTTTCCCGGTGTTGTGCTGAATTCTGACCCCCACCAAATTATTAGCCCCCTAGTATTGGTGATTTAGGATTAGGTGTAGGggaggggttaggattaggtGTGGGGTTAGGATTAAGCAATCAGGTAGTGACTTCAAcgaggggggtaataatttggcagggagtCGAAAATCGGCACACCACCTCCGGCAACACTATTTTAAGGTGAGGTTACACATTACTTACTATAGTTACAAAagtaaattgtgcataattacaagtaactaaccctaaaccaaaccttaaatgtaactctatagtgtaattaatttatattactCTCTACTTATTtgattaagtacaatgtaactaaatcaccttaaaataaagtgggttacactttattttaaggtgtctttgttacactgtaattttacatttaagtactgagtaatattaagtaactacatgcACTTACTATGAGGTTAGGATTAgagtttggtttggtttagttgcatgtaattatgcataattttatagttattactatagtaactggATGTAACGCGTAACAATGatgctgtaaaataaagtgttatcataAAGTGTAACCCATTCCTCAATCTTTAATAACTTAATAGACTagtaattgttttattaactattttaaattaaaataataaaaattttattaaataaattatttaataaattaaatccCCAATCAGAAACACTACACAAAATTATTGaaaacaaaatgattaaaatagtgtttgaaaaattaaatttgacatcgagatttttctttttattgaaatacaaaatattagaAGCACCCAAACATGGCACCCATAATAGCCTACCATACTGAAACAGCCACTCTGTGGAGGAAGACTCTGCACATTGCACAATACATAAATATGCCTGTAGTAATACCACaaaaatataagataaataaaacGTGCGACATATCCAGTATGTCTGCAAACAAATCAAACAACCTCAGTGCTTTTTTATTTCGGCTGCCACAAAACAGATGTTCCCGAGCCCTGCTCCTTTTGTGACGTCAGCGCGATGAGAGGGGTTTGCCCCTCGCGCATTAGGAGGGAACTACAGGATGAGACGAGCTCGTGCAGGCAGTCACTGCCGCCGCCCAATAGACACCCGCGATCCGGAGCGCGAGCAGGACGACCTCCTCCCATTCAAGAGGCCGGAGTGTGAGCCTGTTCCTGACCTCAATTCAGCTCGGATGCTTTAGCAACAATCGGCAGACTGAGCAAGCGAGAAAGGAGTGAGTGTGGGACAGAGACGGATATTTAGGATTCAGCTCTCGCGCGTCCCGACTCCCGGTCTTGCAATGGGATGCACGTTAAGTGCAGAGGAGCGCGCGGCTCTGGACCGGAGCAGAGCGATCGAGAAAAACCTAAAGGAAGACGGATTAAGCGCAGCCAGAGAAGTCAAATTACTGCTGCTGGGTAAGTCGCGAGGTTTCACTGGCCGCTTTGCAATGAATGCATTGATTAAGGATGCTGCaggtaagtgtgtgtgtgttgtgtgtgtgtgtgtgacagcaCTGACACAGCCTGTGTCTCCGCAGGCGGAGGAGAGTCGGGGAAGAGCACCATCGTCAAACAGATGAAGTAAGTGCGTTTTTTTAATATACTCAATGATTTTGTGCCTCTTCTGATCGATTCCGCCATGTTTCTGAGCGGTTAAAGGTTGGGAAATGTTTGTCTCGCGCTGTTCATTCTGTGGTAGTGCTGAAACACAAGCTTGCCCCAAGAGACAGCGctatgagtgagtgagtgagtgagtgagtgagtgtgtgtgtgtgtgtatgtatgttagTCGCATGTGTGCAGTGAAGCTCGAGAGTGCGCGTGTACCTTGCCGTTGTTTCTGCCGGCCTGGGCTCCAAAGTTCCTTAATGTTTCACGTTTTTGTCATGTGCGTTTAATCTGAGACCGGTTTTTATGTGTCCATGTTTTGCATTAGGGCCTTGTGTTCATTTTGCCCTCTGTGTGtgcttgagagagagagagagagagagagagagtgtatgtgtgtgtgtgtgaggcatTAGAATCTTTCTCTGTATTAATCTTAATGGGTGGCTTTTAGTGCTTGATCCCTGCAGTCTCGTTTAGCGTTATCCGCCCATTAAACGGATTTACCGGGACTATGCCACCTAACCTTACACTTTCATAACTACAGATGCACATACATATACAATCATTTTTTACCAAAAccattgttttattaaattcccaatttaaaaagaaaaaagaaaaaaagaaaagattttacAGATCATTTTAATCCACCAGCAtcattgcagtttttgtatgtCTAAGAACGCACAACTAAATCTCAGgcctaaaatatattttgaggtTTTAAATACAATCTTACTAGTTAaactttaactttttattacaGTTAAACAGTTATTGCATAGTTACAGTTTAACTTGGCATAACATATTAAAGTGACCAACAACTTTTGCCATGCAACCTGTAGAAGCGCAAGACAGATTATTGCATAATCTCTAATCATACTACTTTTGCCACCACATATGGTGGCAAAATATGCATTATGGCGTGTCTATAATGGCTTTCCTATGTGTTTGCGTCAGGATTATCCATGAAGATGGGTTCTCCGGAGATGATGTAAAGCAGTTTAAACCTGTGGTCTATAGCAACACCCTTCAGAGCCTCGCCACCATCTTGCGAGCCATGGAAACTCTTGGTATAGAGTACGCAGACAAGGACAGAACTGTATGTATTCACACATGCAGCACACGGTTCTTGTgaactgactttaaaactcataCCCTACACAGAGGTAATGAAGTGCAAGTGATGTGATAGAAGATTATCTTAAATATTCAGATGCAATAAATGTTCAAACCTCTTAATTCTTAATAATCTAATTGGATTGATAGAACAATACAAGGAGGCAGAACACAAAAGTTAAAGTACCTTCTGTTAATGTATCAGTGCACGCTTGTTTTGATTTGCAGTGTTCTTTAATGTTTGCATTAGATTTTTTTCTGGTGATTGACCTCACCTTGTATTACCCAAACCCTCCTTCTCACATGATGATGCACTGAGCTACAGTGACACCTAGTGCATGAAATTAGAAAATATCATTGTGATCGCCAGTTCATTGCACATTTAGTGGGAGTCCTGCTACACACTTATATGCATTTAACAGGATGTTTATAACCTTTTGCACGTGTTTATAGGCAGATGCTAAGATGATATTTGATGTGGTCGGTCGAATGGAAGACACGGAGCCATACTCAACAGAACTGTTGGGTGCCATGATGCGCGTGTGGTCCGATGCTGGAACTCAAGCTTGCTTTAACCGCTCTCGAGAGTATCAGCTTAATGACTCTGCCCAATAGTGAGTCTCTGTGTTATTCACACACAAATGCAATGAGCATGTCACTTTCAGGTGTAGTGTTTAACATCACATCATATACATCATAATACGCCATTTAAAAATGCACCCCGGCGCTCTGTGTTTCAGTTATCTAGACAGTTTGCAGCGCATTGGAGCTCCAGATTACCTACCCACTGAACAGGATATTCTCCGAACCCGAGTCAAAACTACTGGCATTGTTGAGACAAATTTTTCCTTTAAGAACCTTAACTTTAGGTATGTATTAAGTTGTTGTGTATTTcctatgttaaataaatgtattatttgttGTGATCTGATTTTTCTGCGCCTCCTAAAAGCATGTTATATCACCTTAACTCATATCTGCATAATATTGGTAAAATATATAGAGCTGAATCTCAATTGATTCGTCAATACACAGCCCAAAAACTGCTCAGTGTAAATTATGAGATATTATAGACTTGTTAATATGACTTTCTGAAAAAAGTACAAAGTCGTATCTTTAAACACACAAGGAATTTGAAAATCTTTTCATTCTCTTTTAGATGGTACACATCTGATATCTTTGGTCGACCTATTTTGTTTCTTAACATGCATTATGAGTTTTGACTTGATTTGataatgttttgtgtgtgtgcacacaTGCGTGTATATGGCTTCACATGTGTCCTGAAAGTGTGTGATGTTTCGTCCCCAGGCTGTTTGATGTGGGGGGACAGAGATCAGAGAGGAAAAAATGGATTCACTGCTTTGAGGATGTGACAGCCATTATCTTCTGTGTGGCACTGAGTGGATACGACCAAATGCTCCATGAAGACGAGACCACGGTGAACTACTACACTCAGACAGCATACACCCGATCATTTAGACAGCATGCATACTCACATTATGACATTTAATGGTAAATTAACTTAAAGcactcttgttttttttttgttttttttttggtatctTTGCAATTTGTTTTCTAAAACAGTCCTTTGACGGTCAACCTAAAATTGATTTGAGTTTTTACCAGCAATAATATAcgtagttttaaaataaacatgtatttattcatttatgctGATTATGCAATTGCAAATATGTTTGATTCAGTGTCTCCTCTCTCTTCTCTGCAGAACCGTATGCATGAGTCTCTTACGCTCTTTGACTCTATATGTAACAATAAGTTCTTTGTTGACACGTCCATCATCCTTTTCCTCAATAAGAAGGATCTGTTTGGAGAAAAGATTACAAAATCTCCCCTGAGTATCTGCTTCCCAGAATACACAGGTACAAGAAATTTACAGGTATAAAAAAAGG is a genomic window of Megalobrama amblycephala isolate DHTTF-2021 linkage group LG3, ASM1881202v1, whole genome shotgun sequence containing:
- the gnao1b gene encoding guanine nucleotide binding protein (G protein), alpha activating activity polypeptide O, b, whose product is MGCTLSAEERAALDRSRAIEKNLKEDGLSAAREVKLLLLGGGESGKSTIVKQMKIIHEDGFSGDDVKQFKPVVYSNTLQSLATILRAMETLGIEYADKDRTADAKMIFDVVGRMEDTEPYSTELLGAMMRVWSDAGTQACFNRSREYQLNDSAQYYLDSLQRIGAPDYLPTEQDILRTRVKTTGIVETNFSFKNLNFRLFDVGGQRSERKKWIHCFEDVTAIIFCVALSGYDQMLHEDETTNRMHESLTLFDSICNNKFFVDTSIILFLNKKDLFGEKITKSPLSICFPEYTGPNTFEAAATFIQGQFESKNRSPNKEIYCHLTCATDTGNIQVVFDAVTDIIIANNLRGCGLY